A window from Patescibacteria group bacterium encodes these proteins:
- a CDS encoding transposase: MSPYKKYKSMRLPHYDYSSEGYYFITICTKQKTNIFGKILENKMSLNKYGKIVKRQWQWLEKQYSYISLDKYIIMPNHFHGIIIIDSSCVGTGRDTKINKYPCVDAGRDPHLRGIKIKPITEIIGAFKTTSSKLIHQNGFPEFRWQRSFYDRIIDNEKSLDNVREYIILNPSKWNLDRNNPKNY, encoded by the coding sequence ATGTCACCATATAAAAAATATAAATCTATGAGATTACCTCATTATGATTATTCTAGTGAGGGATATTATTTTATTACAATTTGCACGAAACAAAAAACAAATATCTTTGGTAAAATATTAGAAAATAAGATGTCTTTAAATAAATACGGCAAAATAGTAAAAAGACAATGGCAATGGCTAGAAAAACAATATTCTTATATAAGCCTGGATAAATACATTATTATGCCCAATCATTTTCATGGAATTATTATTATTGATTCTTCCTGCGTAGGTACGGGTCGCGATACAAAAATTAATAAATATCCCTGCGTAGATGCGGGTCGCGACCCGCATCTACGGGGAATAAAAATTAAACCAATAACAGAAATTATCGGCGCCTTTAAAACAACTTCTTCAAAATTAATCCATCAAAATGGATTTCCTGAATTTAGATGGCAAAGATCTTTTTATGACCGAATTATTGACAATGAAAAAAGTCTAGATAATGTTAGAGAATATATTATTCTTAATCCTTCTAAATGGAATTTAGATCGCAATAATCCTAAAAATTATTAA
- a CDS encoding isoprenyl transferase: MKNKIQENKIPQHIGIIMDGNRRWARSRGLPTLQGHKKGYDKVLKVGDWCLEEGVKILSVYAFSTENWNRSKKEVGYLMKLLKRGLETDIRKLHKKNIKVQVLGRIKELSQDLQKAIKDTMELTKNNTKGVLNICINYGGRAEIIDAIKEMIKDKISPIQVTKKLVANYLYTKAQPDPDLIIRTSGEQRLSNFLTWQASYSELYFIKKHWPAFNRKDLQKAIKEYSNRQRRFGG; this comes from the coding sequence ATGAAAAATAAAATTCAGGAAAATAAAATTCCCCAGCATATTGGCATTATTATGGACGGTAATCGGCGCTGGGCCCGATCAAGAGGCCTGCCTACTTTACAGGGTCATAAAAAGGGCTATGATAAAGTGTTAAAAGTAGGAGACTGGTGTTTGGAAGAGGGGGTTAAGATTTTAAGTGTTTATGCTTTTTCTACGGAAAATTGGAACCGCTCTAAAAAAGAAGTCGGTTATTTAATGAAACTCTTGAAAAGAGGACTAGAAACAGACATTAGAAAATTACATAAGAAAAATATTAAGGTTCAGGTTTTAGGCCGGATTAAGGAGCTATCCCAGGATTTACAAAAAGCGATTAAAGATACTATGGAATTAACCAAGAATAATACCAAGGGAGTTTTGAATATCTGTATTAATTATGGCGGCCGGGCCGAGATTATTGATGCTATTAAAGAAATGATTAAAGATAAGATTTCTCCTATTCAGGTCACAAAAAAATTAGTGGCTAATTATCTTTATACTAAAGCCCAGCCAGATCCAGATTTAATTATTCGCACCTCAGGTGAGCAGCGTTTATCTAATTTTCTGACCTGGCAGGCCAGTTATTCTGAGCTTTATTTTATAAAAAAACACTGGCCGGCTTTTAATAGAAAAGATTTGCAAAAAGCCATTAAAGAATATTCTAATCGTCAGAGAAGGTTTGGCGGGTAG
- a CDS encoding phosphotransferase has protein sequence MLSKIFFETLCQKYNLGILKRYSRIPLGLINAKYLLETNKGKYVVRISVRSAKQLAFEIALLNHVKSLPVPQLKFDKQENFINFYKRKPFIVYKYIEGGNPKKITTNLIKQIARFQACFHKLGFSFKKNIDREPYTYNLPPAKIKRMEKMIIKKTPKIYYKKYFVIRNILLNIKLPKNLPSGPIHVDIKPENTLIKNNKLSGILDFDNSYIGPYLIDIGKTLTWYCIKNKKINWSYVKLFLKEYSKYRSFENCEKNNIEDIIKHAIASHIFIDYYKLTRNIIPLSYLKMLLKEFYPVLEVINNIEKKKASKITYPRN, from the coding sequence ATGCTTAGCAAAATTTTTTTTGAAACTCTTTGCCAGAAATATAATTTAGGTATCTTAAAAAGATATTCCAGGATACCTTTAGGTTTAATTAATGCCAAGTATTTACTTGAGACTAACAAGGGTAAATATGTTGTTCGTATTTCTGTGCGTTCAGCTAAACAACTTGCTTTTGAAATAGCCTTGTTAAATCATGTAAAATCGCTTCCAGTTCCTCAACTTAAATTTGATAAACAGGAAAATTTTATTAATTTTTATAAAAGAAAACCTTTTATCGTTTATAAATATATTGAAGGAGGTAACCCAAAGAAAATTACTACTAATTTAATTAAACAAATTGCCAGATTTCAAGCTTGTTTTCATAAATTAGGTTTTTCTTTTAAGAAAAATATAGATCGTGAACCTTATACTTATAATTTACCTCCAGCAAAAATTAAGAGAATGGAGAAAATGATTATTAAGAAAACGCCAAAAATTTATTATAAAAAATATTTTGTAATCCGTAATATTTTATTAAATATTAAATTACCTAAGAATTTACCTAGTGGTCCAATACATGTAGATATTAAACCGGAAAATACTTTAATTAAAAATAACAAATTATCAGGAATTTTGGATTTTGATAATTCTTATATAGGACCCTATTTAATTGATATTGGTAAGACTTTAACTTGGTATTGTATTAAAAATAAAAAAATAAACTGGAGTTATGTTAAACTATTCTTAAAAGAGTATAGTAAATATCGTAGCTTTGAAAATTGTGAAAAAAATAATATAGAAGATATTATCAAGCATGCTATAGCCAGTCATATTTTTATTGATTATTATAAATTGACTCGAAATATTATCCCCCTTAGTTACTTAAAAATGCTATTAAAAGAATTTTATCCAGTTTTAGAAGTTATTAATAATATTGAAAAGAAGAAGGCGAGCAAGATTACTTACCCCAGAAATTAA
- a CDS encoding uracil-DNA glycosylase yields MDKNQQMKLIKEEVIACKRCELNKTRTLPVIGQGSHEAKIMFVGEAPGAQENKTGRPFCGAAGKVLDQLLESIGAEREEIYIGNILKCRPPSNRNPELEEIESCTPYLDRQIEIIQPRAIAALGNFSARYLMEKYGLEDLIQGISKMKGQVFSPSGQDFKLIPLFHPAVATYNRHKFDDLAQDFKILKKYL; encoded by the coding sequence ATGGATAAAAACCAACAAATGAAACTAATTAAAGAAGAAGTTATAGCCTGTAAAAGATGTGAACTTAATAAAACTCGTACTTTGCCGGTAATCGGTCAGGGTTCTCATGAAGCAAAAATTATGTTTGTCGGCGAAGCGCCTGGAGCGCAGGAAAACAAAACCGGCCGGCCTTTTTGCGGGGCGGCCGGCAAAGTGCTTGATCAGCTTTTAGAGTCAATCGGAGCGGAGCGAGAGGAAATTTACATCGGTAATATTTTAAAGTGCCGGCCGCCCTCAAATCGTAACCCCGAGCTGGAGGAAATAGAAAGCTGCACCCCTTATCTTGACCGGCAAATTGAAATTATTCAGCCTCGGGCCATAGCGGCTTTGGGTAATTTCTCAGCCCGGTATTTGATGGAAAAATATGGTTTAGAGGATTTGATCCAGGGTATTAGCAAAATGAAAGGGCAGGTTTTTAGCCCTTCGGGCCAGGACTTTAAGTTAATCCCTCTTTTTCATCCAGCGGTGGCTACTTATAATCGCCATAAATTTGATGATTTGGCCCAGGATTTTAAAATTTTAAAAAAATATTTATGA
- a CDS encoding DUF6485 family protein gives MECQINKNLKNCPCTYPGCPRKGKCCECISHHRQRGELPGCYFSAEDEKTYDRSIERFINSYNK, from the coding sequence ATGGAATGTCAAATAAACAAAAATTTAAAAAATTGTCCCTGTACTTACCCGGGTTGTCCCAGGAAGGGCAAGTGCTGTGAATGTATTAGTCATCATCGCCAAAGAGGGGAGCTGCCGGGTTGTTATTTTTCAGCTGAAGATGAAAAAACTTATGACAGGAGTATAGAAAGGTTTATAAATTCATACAATAAATAA
- a CDS encoding NEW3 domain-containing protein gives MKKINRKKGLTKAINVLILASLIIYTSFLGVFFVPREADSQVGCFPDFNNDGEVSLSDFGTFANTYGKSDGDDDYNYLADINGDKTVSKADFDYFKRYYGHKFICNQTTLPENYVDIGMCGEGEYNINKDYVNIGDPASESGHELSDEWSDANHSGNYGGRDDGTFRTVVSSDNCSGGGLHEASFTLNTGDEKANSLFIRHLDGQSNRDGFEVFINDQSVGSHTDLGDSIEEWQTTKFDISKYDFSEELNVQIKLIDDIWNRCSTYGQLAISWAALDTCSIPPADTDQDTIFDVSDNCPNEWNQDQSDSDQDGIGDACDLTPFGYLTKDMVNLKKTVNKPKAELGDALNYEVDFSYNTDEKIEVGVILDYLPEGFIIDKDSISDEGLFLPKDETPEDQDVIVWKLEGIEENHTFTVSGQVDPEINLNEGTCTTLTNKVELLEIPGLESYNDLVIGPGGEDQGEPILLGSDTDETEVCVTVPESEKKEPVIEEESAPVLTIDKSVEKSSVVAGDSVNYIVNIKNTGSDTAFNVRLADTLPDGFTYDDGSDGSWFFENLEAGEEMNHIYSVTVNSDLTAGTYTNTAQVSADNHEAITDTADLTVTEPVSEGVVLGAATEAGDVAGAEDELPQAGSSILFWLASLLPFLGIVRLRKI, from the coding sequence ATGAAAAAAATTAATAGAAAAAAAGGCTTGACTAAAGCCATAAATGTGCTAATCTTGGCCAGTTTAATTATCTACACCTCTTTTTTAGGGGTATTTTTTGTGCCTCGGGAAGCTGATTCACAAGTAGGCTGTTTCCCTGACTTTAATAATGATGGAGAAGTAAGTTTATCTGATTTTGGTACATTTGCTAATACTTATGGAAAATCTGATGGCGATGATGATTATAATTATTTAGCAGATATTAATGGTGATAAAACGGTTAGTAAAGCTGATTTCGATTATTTTAAAAGATATTATGGCCATAAATTTATCTGCAACCAAACAACTTTGCCGGAAAATTACGTAGATATTGGTATGTGTGGAGAAGGGGAATATAATATTAATAAAGATTATGTGAATATTGGAGATCCAGCTAGTGAAAGCGGACATGAATTGTCTGATGAATGGAGTGACGCTAATCATAGTGGTAATTATGGTGGTAGAGATGATGGGACTTTTAGAACAGTTGTTTCATCTGATAATTGTTCTGGTGGTGGTTTGCATGAGGCTAGTTTTACTTTAAATACCGGAGATGAAAAAGCCAATTCATTATTTATCAGACATCTTGATGGTCAAAGTAATCGGGATGGTTTTGAGGTTTTTATTAATGATCAATCAGTGGGTAGTCATACTGACTTAGGAGATAGTATTGAAGAATGGCAAACTACTAAATTTGATATATCTAAATACGATTTTTCCGAAGAATTAAATGTTCAAATTAAATTAATTGATGATATTTGGAATAGATGTTCCACCTATGGCCAATTAGCTATTTCTTGGGCGGCTTTGGATACCTGTTCAATTCCTCCGGCAGACACTGACCAAGATACGATCTTTGATGTTAGTGATAATTGTCCTAATGAATGGAACCAAGATCAGAGCGACTCTGATCAGGATGGTATAGGTGATGCTTGTGATTTAACACCTTTTGGTTATTTAACCAAAGATATGGTTAATTTAAAAAAAACAGTCAATAAACCAAAAGCCGAACTGGGCGATGCTTTAAATTACGAAGTTGATTTTAGCTATAATACGGATGAAAAAATTGAAGTTGGTGTCATCCTTGATTATCTGCCAGAAGGTTTTATAATTGATAAAGATTCAATTTCTGATGAAGGCTTATTTTTACCAAAAGATGAAACTCCTGAGGATCAGGATGTAATTGTTTGGAAATTAGAAGGAATTGAAGAAAATCATACTTTTACGGTTTCTGGTCAGGTTGATCCGGAAATTAATCTTAATGAAGGAACCTGCACCACTTTAACTAATAAAGTTGAATTATTAGAGATACCCGGACTTGAAAGTTATAATGATTTAGTAATCGGTCCGGGAGGAGAAGATCAAGGAGAGCCTATATTATTAGGCAGTGATACTGATGAAACTGAGGTTTGTGTGACTGTGCCTGAATCCGAAAAAAAAGAGCCGGTGATTGAAGAAGAATCTGCTCCGGTGCTAACTATTGATAAATCAGTGGAGAAGTCTTCAGTAGTGGCTGGTGATTCAGTAAATTATATTGTTAATATTAAAAATACTGGTTCAGACACGGCCTTTAATGTCCGTTTAGCTGATACTTTACCGGATGGCTTTACTTATGATGATGGTTCTGACGGTTCCTGGTTTTTTGAAAATCTTGAAGCTGGTGAAGAAATGAACCATATTTATTCAGTCACGGTTAATAGTGATTTAACGGCTGGTACTTACACTAACACAGCCCAGGTTTCAGCTGATAACCACGAGGCTATTACTGATACGGCTGATTTAACGGTTACCGAGCCGGTTTCAGAAGGAGTAGTGTTGGGAGCGGCCACCGAGGCTGGTGATGTAGCCGGAGCCGAAGATGAATTACCCCAGGCTGGTTCTAGTATTCTTTTCTGGCTGGCTAGTTTATTGCCGTTTTTGGGTATTGTTCGTCTGAGAAAAATATAA
- a CDS encoding DUF5667 domain-containing protein, whose amino-acid sequence MKKTIIIFSLVLILTPLVAKGQTLNLSELIDEIGDVTGENLGLLPDSFFYPVKTWWEEVRLFFAFSDEKKADLELNFANRRLLELKKLCEEKDKCDLAEKLVPKFQNRLERSIQKLEKASEKGKDLEEMAEKLKENQEKQQAVLESLYDKVPEQAKENILEAMEKSSKGLSNAIEKVQNSEEAEQFENNIRNQAENYGEEVKLKIKERLNFNKDEETKNTKANQNQNMNQNQNMNQNQNMNVNSPGQAEANQAGQN is encoded by the coding sequence ATGAAAAAAACAATTATTATTTTCAGCCTAGTGCTGATTTTAACGCCGCTCGTAGCCAAAGGGCAAACTCTTAACCTTTCTGAGTTAATTGATGAAATAGGCGATGTGACTGGTGAAAACCTTGGGCTTTTGCCAGACTCTTTCTTTTATCCGGTTAAAACCTGGTGGGAAGAGGTAAGACTTTTCTTTGCCTTCAGTGACGAAAAAAAGGCTGATCTGGAGCTGAATTTTGCCAACCGAAGGTTATTGGAGTTAAAAAAACTTTGTGAAGAAAAAGATAAGTGTGATCTGGCTGAAAAACTGGTGCCTAAATTCCAAAACCGCCTTGAAAGATCAATACAAAAACTGGAAAAAGCCAGTGAAAAAGGAAAAGACTTGGAAGAAATGGCAGAGAAATTAAAAGAAAATCAGGAAAAACAACAGGCTGTACTGGAATCACTTTACGATAAAGTGCCGGAACAAGCTAAGGAAAATATTTTAGAGGCCATGGAAAAATCGTCTAAGGGACTTTCTAATGCCATTGAGAAAGTTCAAAATTCAGAAGAAGCCGAACAGTTTGAGAACAATATTCGCAATCAGGCAGAGAACTATGGTGAAGAGGTAAAATTAAAAATTAAAGAAAGATTAAATTTTAATAAAGATGAAGAAACAAAAAATACAAAGGCTAACCAAAATCAAAATATGAATCAAAATCAGAACATGAACCAGAATCAAAATATGAATGTAAATAGCCCGGGTCAGGCTGAAGCTAATCAAGCTGGACAAAATTAA
- a CDS encoding GIY-YIG nuclease family protein yields the protein MKNRVYCIYIMTNKNNTTFYVGFSSTLKERVYTHKKKLVDGFTKRYNLTKLVYYECDDDYEAVLNREKQIKKWRREKKIALIKNKNPEFKDLYDEIDME from the coding sequence ATGAAAAATAGAGTCTATTGTATATATATAATGACCAATAAGAATAATACTACCTTCTATGTTGGCTTTTCCAGCACCCTTAAAGAAAGAGTTTATACGCATAAAAAGAAATTAGTCGATGGATTTACTAAAAGATATAATTTAACTAAACTGGTTTATTATGAATGTGATGATGATTATGAAGCCGTTTTAAACAGGGAAAAGCAAATAAAGAAATGGCGGCGTGAAAAGAAAATAGCTTTAATAAAAAATAAAAACCCTGAATTTAAAGACTTATATGATGAAATTGATATGGAGTAA
- a CDS encoding transposase: MSLKTINIENHAYFVTSKVYYNLEIFVYNKFCQMLINNFKFYRKAKNFKLLGYVIMPNHLHTIIWPQGKNSISDIMRDFKEFTAKQIIKSLNHREALAPRPELSKYIARTGLGTGSSPSKILKCFKKGAKNINNQNYKVWQSRNWIENIFSIKFLKQKLNYIHNNPVRAKLVKKPEDYKYSSFKNYYRDENKLIKIDKIL, from the coding sequence ATGTCCCTTAAAACTATAAATATTGAAAATCACGCTTACTTTGTCACCAGTAAGGTTTATTATAATCTAGAAATATTTGTTTATAATAAATTTTGCCAAATGCTAATTAATAATTTTAAATTTTACAGAAAAGCCAAAAATTTTAAGCTATTAGGCTATGTTATTATGCCTAATCATTTACACACAATTATTTGGCCACAGGGTAAAAATTCTATATCGGACATTATGCGCGATTTTAAAGAATTTACCGCTAAACAGATTATTAAATCTCTAAATCACCGAGAAGCTCTGGCCCCTAGGCCTGAGCTTAGTAAATATATAGCCAGAACCGGTCTGGGGACCGGTTCTTCTCCTAGTAAAATATTGAAATGTTTTAAAAAGGGAGCCAAAAATATTAATAATCAAAATTACAAAGTCTGGCAAAGCCGCAACTGGATAGAAAATATTTTTTCTATAAAATTTTTAAAACAAAAACTTAATTACATCCACAATAACCCTGTTCGGGCCAAACTGGTTAAAAAACCTGAAGATTATAAATATTCAAGTTTTAAAAATTATTACCGGGATGAGAATAAGTTAATTAAGATTGATAAAATATTATAA
- a CDS encoding sortase translates to MNKNKLNYTILGVIILGILFLFFYFYWPIVNERYVSPPAVLNIPNTNTVIIEPEEKISPYDNLKKVIIPKLGQEAVLILPEKDFISDKNDFVENNLDNGVVMYPNSIEDLKKENLALFGHSSSIHPRAEYALVFVNLDKLALDDEIILMDKNDEQIKYKVNQEPKIIESDASEIVGKNQGEGIITLVTCWPPGTTQKRIYVTGQLAE, encoded by the coding sequence ATGAATAAAAATAAATTAAACTACACCATACTAGGAGTAATTATTTTAGGGATTTTATTTTTATTTTTTTATTTTTACTGGCCGATTGTTAATGAAAGATATGTTTCTCCGCCGGCTGTTTTAAATATTCCTAATACCAATACGGTTATAATTGAACCAGAAGAAAAAATTTCACCTTATGATAATTTAAAAAAAGTGATTATACCCAAGCTAGGCCAGGAGGCGGTTTTAATCTTGCCGGAAAAAGATTTTATCAGTGACAAAAACGATTTTGTGGAAAATAATCTTGATAATGGAGTAGTGATGTATCCCAATAGTATAGAGGATTTAAAAAAAGAAAACTTAGCTCTTTTCGGTCATTCTTCTTCCATTCACCCCCGAGCCGAATACGCTTTGGTTTTTGTTAATTTGGATAAATTGGCTCTGGATGATGAAATTATTTTAATGGATAAAAATGACGAACAGATAAAATATAAGGTTAATCAGGAACCAAAAATTATTGAATCCGATGCTTCAGAAATTGTAGGAAAAAATCAAGGAGAGGGGATAATTACCTTGGTCACCTGCTGGCCGCCCGGGACAACGCAGAAAAGGATTTATGTGACGGGTCAATTAGCGGAATAA
- a CDS encoding replication-associated recombination protein A, with protein MTDLFDHKLDKELKKEAPLADRLRPQNFNDFQGQEKIVGQGKILRKAIENDELFSIILWGPPGSGKTTLARIIANLTKSSFVQLSAVTSGKKDLIKVIEKAREKRKLKSQRTILFVDEIHRWNKAQQDALLPYVEKGIIVFIGATTENPSFEIIAPLLSRSRVFVLESLGEDDLGRIIKQALKDKEVGLGNYQVKLGKKALGLLLSGANGDARAALNALELAVKAVDPDQEGFRHIKEKDVREALQYEAVYFDKKGEQYYNIISAFIKSMRGSDPDAALYWLARMVEAGQDPLYIARRMVIFASEDISLADKNALSLAVSCFQACHQIGWPECQINLAHVAVYLALAPKDNSTYQGLLKAKKEVKKTMNEPVSLPLRNAVTGLMKDLGYGQDYKYSHDYDKEEGEQDYLPQKLKNKKFFNKKKDN; from the coding sequence ATGACTGATTTATTTGACCACAAATTAGATAAAGAACTAAAAAAAGAAGCGCCTTTGGCTGACCGGCTGCGTCCTCAAAATTTTAATGATTTTCAGGGTCAAGAAAAGATTGTTGGTCAGGGAAAAATACTGAGAAAAGCTATTGAAAACGACGAATTATTTTCTATAATTTTGTGGGGCCCGCCGGGCAGCGGTAAAACTACTTTAGCCCGGATTATTGCTAACTTGACTAAAAGCTCTTTTGTCCAGCTCTCAGCCGTTACTTCCGGCAAAAAAGATTTGATTAAAGTGATTGAAAAGGCTAGAGAAAAAAGAAAATTAAAAAGCCAGAGAACTATTTTGTTTGTTGATGAGATTCACCGTTGGAACAAGGCCCAACAGGACGCGCTTTTGCCTTATGTAGAAAAGGGTATTATTGTTTTTATTGGCGCCACTACGGAAAACCCTTCTTTTGAAATAATTGCCCCGCTTTTGTCGCGCTCTCGGGTTTTTGTTTTAGAAAGTTTAGGCGAGGATGATTTGGGCCGAATTATTAAGCAAGCTCTTAAAGATAAAGAAGTGGGTTTAGGAAATTACCAGGTTAAGCTAGGTAAAAAAGCACTAGGCTTGCTGTTATCAGGAGCTAATGGAGACGCCCGAGCGGCTCTCAACGCCTTAGAACTAGCGGTTAAGGCGGTTGACCCCGACCAGGAAGGCTTTCGGCATATTAAAGAAAAAGATGTCAGAGAAGCCCTGCAATACGAAGCGGTTTATTTTGATAAAAAAGGTGAGCAATATTATAATATTATCTCGGCTTTTATTAAATCCATGCGGGGTTCTGATCCGGACGCTGCTCTTTATTGGCTGGCTCGGATGGTTGAGGCCGGACAAGATCCATTATATATTGCCCGGCGTATGGTTATTTTTGCTTCGGAAGATATCTCTTTGGCTGATAAAAACGCCCTATCTTTGGCGGTTAGCTGTTTTCAAGCCTGTCACCAGATTGGTTGGCCTGAATGCCAGATAAATCTGGCCCATGTAGCAGTTTACTTGGCCTTGGCTCCCAAGGATAATTCTACTTATCAGGGCTTATTAAAAGCCAAAAAAGAGGTTAAAAAAACCATGAATGAGCCAGTATCCTTGCCTTTGCGCAACGCGGTCACTGGTTTAATGAAAGACCTAGGCTATGGTCAAGATTATAAATATTCTCATGATTATGATAAGGAAGAAGGCGAGCAAGATTACTTACCCCAGAAATTAAAAAATAAAAAATTCTTTAATAAAAAGAAAGATAATTAA
- a CDS encoding epoxyqueuosine reductase QueH, translated as MSDFKPKLLLHACCAPCAAYVIEKLNKEFDLTVFIYNPNIHPEEEYLKRVDELIRYCQKYQIDYIEYFYDQENWFKVTRGLENEPEGGKRCEVCFWYRLDKTANYADSHDYDFFATTLSISPHKNSKIINKTGEKLSDEYGVRFLSEDFKKNEGYKKSCQLSKRHNFYRQNYCGCIYSLKERGLEE; from the coding sequence ATGTCAGATTTTAAACCTAAATTATTGCTTCATGCCTGCTGTGCTCCTTGCGCCGCTTATGTTATAGAAAAATTAAATAAAGAATTTGATTTAACAGTTTTTATTTATAATCCGAATATTCACCCTGAGGAAGAATATTTAAAAAGAGTCGATGAATTGATTAGGTACTGTCAAAAATATCAGATAGATTATATCGAGTATTTTTATGACCAGGAAAACTGGTTTAAAGTGACCAGGGGACTAGAAAACGAACCCGAAGGAGGAAAAAGATGTGAGGTTTGTTTTTGGTATCGTTTGGATAAAACGGCTAATTATGCTGATTCTCATGATTATGATTTTTTTGCGACCACGCTTTCAATTTCTCCACATAAAAATTCAAAGATTATTAATAAGACCGGTGAAAAATTATCGGATGAATACGGGGTGAGATTTCTCTCAGAGGATTTTAAAAAGAACGAGGGCTATAAAAAATCTTGTCAATTGTCAAAAAGGCATAATTTTTATCGGCAAAATTATTGCGGCTGTATTTATAGTCTAAAAGAGAGAGGACTTGAAGAATAA
- a CDS encoding DUF5680 domain-containing protein codes for MNFKELSIFLAKAKQNTYASSGEGGEEVLADGAKEFYFKENSFYYRDRYYGYNPFSGQEVVFYNKKSIWTMNYYGKVLSDKISPKEIYNFLKTALSKVDKNKPFRGACDLINDNFEYKNKAKGNLAEFSGREEIYYKKNLVYKLDYHGGLIN; via the coding sequence ATGAATTTTAAAGAATTATCAATATTTTTAGCAAAAGCCAAGCAGAATACCTATGCCAGTAGCGGTGAAGGGGGAGAGGAAGTATTAGCCGATGGGGCTAAGGAATTTTACTTTAAAGAAAATTCTTTTTATTATCGTGACCGTTATTATGGTTATAATCCATTTAGTGGGCAAGAAGTTGTTTTTTACAATAAAAAGTCAATTTGGACTATGAATTATTATGGAAAAGTTTTATCAGATAAAATTTCACCAAAAGAGATTTATAATTTTCTTAAAACGGCCTTATCAAAGGTCGATAAAAATAAGCCTTTCCGGGGGGCTTGTGATTTAATCAATGATAATTTTGAATATAAAAATAAAGCCAAGGGTAATTTAGCAGAATTTAGCGGCCGGGAAGAAATTTACTATAAAAAAAATTTAGTCTATAAACTAGATTATCACGGCGGATTGATTAATTAA
- a CDS encoding phosphoglycerate mutase family protein translates to MSKFEEKGYNPEKGSEVNKEKERERIIPIINIVRHGQTDYKELKNPDFKFDPEDPDFKLDPECLDLNQTGIKEIEQVGDKLANEIDKDKEVVIIITSPNYRAHSSALVLEERLKERGITILDSRAKLHPGKTIRKADNLQQIKYRKDIDKNIWIKKHQAFIEEKLEEFKDKSPDEVHPKVAKELGGELKDWFDEDYGDIKHRFQTFLRHMNNIDYYLTDETKQNLKDKKIRIINITHEELPAKFIKESLGSKSTLKKGQIMEIQSQNTADLGEEVEANVKLYSKEKEEIEKENNIKIYF, encoded by the coding sequence ATGAGCAAATTTGAAGAAAAAGGTTATAATCCGGAAAAAGGGTCTGAAGTTAACAAAGAAAAAGAGAGAGAAAGGATTATTCCTATTATTAATATTGTTAGACATGGCCAAACTGATTATAAGGAATTAAAAAATCCTGATTTTAAATTTGATCCTGAAGATCCTGATTTTAAACTTGACCCAGAATGCCTTGATTTAAATCAAACAGGAATAAAAGAAATTGAGCAAGTTGGAGATAAATTAGCTAATGAGATTGATAAAGATAAGGAAGTAGTAATTATTATCACTAGTCCTAATTATCGGGCGCATTCTTCCGCTTTAGTTTTAGAGGAAAGGCTTAAAGAAAGAGGGATAACAATTCTTGACTCCAGAGCTAAATTGCATCCAGGTAAGACTATAAGAAAGGCTGATAATTTACAGCAGATAAAGTATAGAAAAGATATAGATAAAAATATATGGATAAAAAAACACCAGGCCTTTATAGAAGAAAAGCTAGAGGAATTTAAGGATAAATCCCCAGATGAGGTTCATCCAAAAGTAGCTAAAGAATTAGGAGGAGAATTAAAAGATTGGTTTGATGAAGATTATGGTGATATTAAGCATAGGTTTCAGACTTTTTTGCGGCACATGAATAATATAGACTATTATTTAACTGATGAAACTAAACAAAATTTAAAGGATAAAAAAATAAGAATAATTAATATTACACACGAGGAATTGCCGGCTAAATTTATTAAAGAATCGCTTGGTTCAAAATCCACTTTAAAAAAAGGACAAATAATGGAGATTCAATCGCAAAATACTGCAGATTTGGGGGAAGAAGTTGAAGCTAATGTTAAGCTGTATTCAAAAGAAAAGGAGGAAATAGAAAAAGAAAATAATATTAAAATATATTTTTAG